One stretch of Syntrophobacterales bacterium DNA includes these proteins:
- a CDS encoding DUF3473 domain-containing protein — MNTVVNILQIDVEDWYCDLDPVEWRKHEPRVETATKKVLSILRETENQATFFVLGHVAEKFPGLIAKIDSEGHEVASHGYSHRRVSDQTPGEFEEDVKKSIAILEGITGKKVKGYRAPQFTVMKETLWALDILKKQKMEYDSSIFPVKTPLYGIPDAPLFPYVINSQENGYGHGLTEVPLSVYKLPILGKNIPVAGGFYFRFFPYFFLSYALRKLNRKGNIAVCYMHPWELDPGKPRVEGLKWYHYYRLSAMEEKFRKLTRDFRFISTREWIKNERG, encoded by the coding sequence GTGAATACCGTGGTGAATATTCTTCAGATAGATGTGGAAGACTGGTATTGCGATCTTGATCCTGTGGAATGGAGAAAACATGAGCCTAGGGTCGAAACTGCGACGAAAAAAGTATTGTCCATTCTCAGAGAGACAGAGAACCAGGCCACTTTTTTTGTGCTCGGACATGTGGCGGAGAAGTTTCCTGGCCTTATCGCAAAGATAGACAGCGAAGGGCACGAAGTCGCATCTCACGGATACAGTCACCGGAGAGTCTCTGACCAGACCCCGGGGGAATTCGAAGAAGATGTGAAAAAATCGATTGCGATTCTTGAAGGAATCACGGGGAAAAAGGTAAAAGGTTATCGGGCGCCGCAATTCACCGTCATGAAGGAGACGCTGTGGGCTTTGGATATCCTCAAGAAGCAAAAGATGGAATATGATTCCAGTATTTTTCCAGTGAAAACACCCCTTTACGGCATCCCGGACGCCCCGTTATTTCCGTACGTGATCAATTCCCAGGAAAATGGCTATGGCCATGGGCTTACAGAAGTCCCCTTATCTGTTTATAAATTACCGATATTAGGGAAAAATATCCCTGTTGCCGGCGGTTTTTATTTTCGGTTTTTCCCATATTTTTTCCTATCCTATGCGTTAAGGAAGCTTAACAGGAAAGGGAATATAGCTGTCTGTTATATGCATCCATGGGAATTGGACCCCGGGAAACCCAGAGTTGAGGGCCTGAAGTGGTATCACTACTACAGGTTGTCGGCGATGGAAGAAAAGTTCCGTAAACTGACCAGGGATTTCAGATTTATATCAACACGGGAATGGATAAAAAATGAACGAGGATAA
- a CDS encoding class I SAM-dependent methyltransferase, with protein MNEDKKVKDYFTRAAKDFDDIYDNKGGLITRIANVVFRRGMRERFDLALDLCGTGDRTVFDIGCGAGRFTIPLAERGMKVTGIDYSPEMIRMANNYVKMKKQDGKLLRIIHICGDFMSGFNKKEKFDVTLAMGVVDYIRDPVPFLKKMKNITAGRMIVSFPSKFTPQMPIRRIWLTTKDCPVFFYTRSRIVELCAVARINEYEIIPIKAGYLVKAEV; from the coding sequence ATGAACGAGGATAAGAAAGTAAAAGACTATTTTACCAGGGCTGCAAAAGATTTCGACGACATATATGACAATAAGGGAGGGCTCATTACGAGGATCGCAAATGTGGTCTTCAGGAGAGGTATGCGAGAGCGTTTTGACCTTGCATTGGATCTTTGCGGTACGGGCGACCGAACCGTTTTTGACATAGGGTGCGGAGCAGGGAGGTTTACCATCCCCCTTGCGGAACGGGGGATGAAGGTTACCGGGATTGACTATTCTCCGGAAATGATCCGCATGGCTAATAACTATGTAAAAATGAAGAAGCAAGACGGGAAGCTTCTTCGGATCATCCATATCTGTGGCGATTTTATGAGCGGGTTCAATAAAAAGGAGAAGTTTGACGTAACCCTTGCCATGGGTGTTGTCGATTATATCAGGGACCCTGTCCCGTTCCTCAAGAAGATGAAAAATATCACCGCCGGCAGGATGATTGTTTCTTTCCCCTCAAAGTTTACCCCCCAAATGCCGATCAGAAGAATATGGCTTACGACAAAAGATTGTCCGGTCTTCTTCTATACCCGGTCACGAATCGTCGAGTTGTGCGCTGTCGCCAGGATCAATGAGTATGAAATAATTCCCATCAAGGCAGGTTATCTTGTCAAAGCGGAAGTATAG